Proteins co-encoded in one Synergistes jonesii genomic window:
- the selA gene encoding L-seryl-tRNA(Sec) selenium transferase: MDAKLQQIMRQIPSMDRLLALPWVAEYEKKLGRETVKSLLSELLSRQRAEIVKNSDTAFDAGTIAEDARKLMKKKATPSLRPVVNATGVVIHTNLGRSLLAKEAIDEVVSVAGSYSTLEYSLEEGARGHRNDHAEWLLKRLTGAEAAIVVNNNAAAVILALTALAKDKESIVSRGELVEIGGSFRIPEIMALSGTKMVEVGTTNRTHLGDYEDAITDESAMLLKVHPSNYRVAGFHYSVPREELASLAHSRGLILMEDLGSGMLIDASAAGLSSENDPTVAQSLKAGCDVVTFSGDKLLGGPQIGAIVGKRELIEKLKGQQLLRALRVDKMTLAAFEATLRLYLRGDERSVPTVEMIFRTEEELRAGARKLARRLRALLKTTRLLRYSLEVVPAKDAVGGGSFPQAELAGYAAALGIPEMGSAGKLAERLRLCSVPVVAGAADDKVLFHIRTLREGDDERIAAALSEVLEIGKEGGN, translated from the coding sequence GTGGACGCGAAACTTCAGCAGATTATGAGACAAATACCTTCCATGGACAGGCTGCTCGCTCTGCCGTGGGTTGCGGAATACGAAAAAAAGCTCGGGCGCGAAACCGTGAAATCGCTGCTCTCCGAGCTGCTCTCCCGCCAGCGCGCCGAAATAGTCAAAAACAGCGACACGGCCTTCGACGCGGGCACGATAGCGGAGGACGCGCGCAAACTGATGAAAAAGAAAGCGACGCCTTCGCTGCGCCCGGTGGTTAACGCTACCGGCGTCGTGATACATACGAACCTCGGCCGCTCGCTGCTCGCCAAGGAAGCGATCGACGAGGTCGTGAGCGTCGCCGGCTCTTACAGCACGCTCGAATATTCGCTCGAAGAGGGCGCGCGCGGGCATAGAAACGATCACGCGGAATGGCTGCTTAAAAGGCTGACCGGCGCGGAGGCCGCGATCGTCGTCAACAACAACGCGGCGGCCGTCATACTCGCGCTCACGGCGCTCGCCAAGGATAAAGAATCGATCGTCTCGCGCGGCGAGCTCGTCGAGATAGGCGGCTCCTTCAGGATACCGGAGATAATGGCCCTTTCGGGGACAAAGATGGTCGAGGTCGGCACCACTAACAGGACTCACCTCGGCGACTACGAAGATGCGATAACTGACGAAAGCGCGATGCTTTTAAAGGTGCATCCCTCGAACTACCGCGTCGCCGGCTTCCACTACTCGGTGCCGCGCGAGGAGCTGGCCTCTCTCGCACATTCCCGCGGGCTGATTTTGATGGAAGACCTCGGCAGCGGCATGCTGATCGACGCCTCGGCGGCCGGGTTGTCGAGCGAAAACGACCCGACCGTCGCCCAGTCGCTGAAAGCCGGCTGCGACGTCGTGACCTTCTCCGGGGACAAGCTGCTCGGCGGGCCGCAGATCGGCGCGATCGTCGGCAAAAGAGAGCTCATAGAAAAATTGAAGGGGCAGCAGCTGCTGCGCGCGCTGCGGGTCGACAAAATGACGCTCGCCGCCTTCGAAGCGACGCTGAGGCTCTATCTGCGCGGCGACGAACGCTCCGTGCCGACCGTAGAAATGATATTCAGGACGGAGGAGGAGCTTCGCGCCGGCGCGAGAAAGCTCGCGAGGAGGCTGCGCGCCCTGCTCAAGACGACGAGGCTGCTGCGCTATTCGCTGGAAGTCGTTCCGGCGAAGGACGCCGTCGGCGGCGGGAGCTTCCCGCAGGCGGAACTGGCCGGCTACGCCGCGGCGCTCGGCATACCTGAGATGGGCAGCGCCGGAAAGCTCGCCGAAAGGCTGCGCCTCTGCTCCGTACCGGTCGTCGCCGGAGCGGCGGACGATAAAGTCCTCTTCCACATCCGCACTCTGAGAGAGGGCGACGACGAACGCATAGCCGCCGCGCTTTCCGAAGTACTTGAGATCGGAAAAGAGGGCGGCAATTGA
- the selB gene encoding selenocysteine-specific translation elongation factor yields MHDEYPFIIGTSGHIDHGKTALVKRLTGVDCDRLGEEKKRGMTIELGFAPLTLPSGRTVSIIDVPGHEKFIRQMVAGAAGIDAVMLVIAADDGVMPQTREHLAIISLLGIKNGLTVINKTDLVDGETLELAIDDAKSALAGTFLEEKPIIPVSALTGAGIEELKGALQKMTESAPTRSKKGAFFLPVDRAFHISGFGTVVTGTAIKGELREGDEVEIMPGGIISKVRSVQVHGEAVERATAGQRVAANLAGVSLGDIKRGDVVAAKGCFSASQCLNVSIRVLREAEPIKHWQRMRLHVGTSDSVVRVCLLDRERLLPGRRAQAQLITEEAVVTHLDARFILRNYSPLVTAAGGKILTTAGERPKNKAAKAALLECLNRLAEEPPLKERILALINYREVMGAAEAARANEMTQPELMRAISPLEAKGGLFVVRGGDAALISKDKFESLTKSLTALLSAFHGKHPERIGMPAEECAKALMLSDIRFAKELFELLGKRGVISYKDERASLAGFAPFDEEAFAAKAEALKKFALKAGYSMPTIEEAQSALGFSGDEMRRVISSLKEKKELVLITGGFICLREIERDFRKKLEDIAGEITLAAVRDATGSSRKYALPMLEYFDGIGVTRRVGDKRILMKR; encoded by the coding sequence ATGCACGACGAATACCCCTTCATCATCGGCACCTCCGGGCACATCGACCACGGGAAGACGGCGCTCGTAAAGCGCTTAACTGGGGTCGACTGCGACCGCCTCGGCGAAGAGAAAAAGCGCGGCATGACGATAGAGCTCGGCTTCGCGCCTCTCACCCTGCCCTCCGGGCGCACCGTCAGCATCATCGACGTCCCGGGACATGAAAAATTCATCAGGCAGATGGTCGCCGGCGCCGCCGGGATCGACGCCGTCATGCTGGTGATAGCTGCGGACGACGGCGTCATGCCTCAGACGCGCGAGCATCTGGCGATAATATCGCTGCTCGGCATAAAAAACGGCCTCACGGTGATCAACAAGACGGACCTCGTCGACGGCGAAACGCTCGAACTGGCGATCGACGACGCGAAAAGCGCGCTCGCAGGGACGTTCCTCGAAGAGAAGCCGATAATCCCCGTATCCGCTCTGACGGGCGCGGGAATCGAAGAGCTGAAGGGCGCGCTGCAGAAGATGACTGAAAGCGCGCCTACGCGCAGCAAAAAGGGCGCCTTCTTCCTGCCAGTCGACAGGGCCTTCCACATCTCAGGCTTCGGCACCGTCGTCACGGGGACTGCGATAAAAGGAGAGCTGCGCGAGGGCGACGAAGTCGAGATAATGCCCGGGGGAATCATTTCGAAAGTGCGCTCCGTCCAGGTCCACGGAGAGGCGGTCGAGCGCGCGACGGCCGGACAGCGCGTCGCGGCGAACCTCGCCGGCGTTTCGCTAGGCGACATAAAGCGCGGCGACGTCGTAGCGGCGAAGGGCTGCTTCTCCGCCTCACAATGCCTCAACGTCTCTATAAGGGTGCTTCGCGAAGCGGAGCCGATAAAGCACTGGCAGAGGATGAGGCTGCACGTCGGGACGTCGGACAGCGTCGTCCGCGTCTGTCTGCTCGACCGCGAGCGGCTGCTGCCCGGCCGCCGCGCGCAGGCGCAGCTGATCACCGAAGAAGCGGTAGTCACCCACCTTGACGCACGCTTCATACTGCGAAACTACAGCCCGCTCGTCACGGCCGCCGGAGGAAAAATTTTAACGACGGCGGGCGAAAGGCCGAAGAACAAAGCGGCCAAAGCCGCACTGCTCGAATGCCTGAACAGGCTGGCCGAGGAGCCGCCGCTCAAAGAGAGGATACTTGCGCTGATAAATTACCGGGAAGTCATGGGCGCGGCGGAAGCGGCGAGGGCGAACGAAATGACCCAGCCGGAGCTGATGCGCGCGATATCTCCCTTAGAAGCTAAGGGGGGGCTTTTCGTCGTGCGCGGCGGCGACGCCGCGCTGATCTCAAAAGACAAATTCGAAAGCCTGACTAAAAGCCTGACCGCGCTGCTCTCGGCCTTCCACGGCAAGCATCCCGAGAGAATCGGCATGCCGGCGGAGGAATGCGCAAAGGCCCTTATGCTCTCGGATATAAGATTCGCGAAGGAGCTGTTCGAACTCCTCGGCAAGCGCGGAGTCATATCGTACAAAGACGAACGCGCGAGCCTCGCCGGCTTCGCTCCCTTCGACGAGGAAGCCTTCGCCGCGAAGGCCGAAGCGCTGAAAAAATTCGCGCTGAAGGCAGGCTACAGCATGCCGACGATCGAAGAGGCCCAGAGCGCGCTCGGCTTCTCCGGCGATGAAATGCGGCGCGTAATATCTTCTCTCAAAGAGAAAAAGGAACTCGTGCTGATAACGGGCGGCTTCATCTGCCTGCGCGAAATCGAGCGGGATTTCAGAAAAAAGCTCGAAGATATCGCAGGGGAGATAACTCTCGCCGCTGTCAGAGACGCTACTGGCAGCAGCAGAAAATACGCTCTGCCGATGCTTGAATATTTCGACGGGATCGGGGTGACGAGAAGGGTCGGAGACAAAAGAATCCTGATGAAAAGATAA
- a CDS encoding GntR family transcriptional regulator: MPSLADQASRSIKMLIEQHHLLPGMHINIDSLAVDLCMSQTPIREALRKLATEGIVIHTPKTGYAVSNLTINEYIQILEVLRVLESYAVKELAKRPFLVDLKKLYSINEELRKNILSYDKVFFCHINDEFHKKLTENYNNVIMKKHFFFLWDGIRSKRDCMYCNSQWANIIVKEHEMIIKAIENGDPIGAEKAVITHYNSGKDSAEAHFK, encoded by the coding sequence ATGCCATCGTTAGCAGATCAGGCGTCAAGAAGCATAAAAATGCTCATTGAACAACATCACTTACTACCTGGTATGCATATAAATATTGATTCTTTAGCTGTTGATTTATGTATGAGCCAAACCCCTATAAGGGAAGCGCTACGGAAACTAGCTACTGAAGGCATTGTCATCCATACCCCTAAAACTGGCTATGCTGTCAGTAATCTAACTATCAATGAATATATACAAATATTAGAAGTACTACGCGTTTTGGAAAGCTACGCTGTAAAAGAACTCGCAAAACGGCCTTTTCTCGTTGACCTGAAAAAATTATATAGTATTAATGAGGAACTAAGAAAGAACATTCTATCATACGACAAGGTCTTTTTTTGCCACATTAACGACGAGTTCCATAAGAAACTCACAGAAAATTACAATAATGTTATAATGAAAAAACATTTCTTTTTTCTTTGGGATGGAATTCGTTCTAAAAGAGATTGTATGTACTGTAATAGCCAGTGGGCTAATATAATAGTCAAAGAACATGAAATGATAATAAAAGCTATAGAAAATGGAGACCCAATCGGGGCTGAAAAAGCAGTGATAACCCATTATAATAGCGGCAAAGACAGTGCTGAAGCGCACTTCAAATAG
- a CDS encoding hydroxyacid dehydrogenase, with product MLRKKVLLIEPTIHRLGIELLQTKVDIVMAPDGKEDTLIRYLQDEGIEALIARVELITKRVIDSAAGLRVIGQHGAGLDNIDVKAAQVRGIRVVNAPGVNAISVAEHVIMLMLGVSKRIVSSDTAVRSGDWSFRNRMVPIEMNGKTLLLLGLGAIGRNVAQKARTAFNMKIYAYDPLISELEMRALGVEKVNNISKALPIADYVSIHVPLMESTKGMIGEKELRSMKESAYIINTSRGPLINEKALIDVLKENRIAGAGLDVFEQEPPSTSNGLFCLPNVIVTPHFAGDTEESKQRTTMTIVKAVLNALA from the coding sequence ATGTTACGGAAAAAAGTTTTGCTTATTGAACCAACTATACACCGGCTTGGAATAGAGTTGCTCCAGACGAAGGTAGATATAGTAATGGCTCCCGATGGCAAAGAAGACACTTTAATAAGATACTTGCAAGATGAGGGTATTGAAGCCTTGATAGCTAGGGTTGAGTTAATTACGAAGAGAGTGATAGATAGCGCAGCTGGACTGCGAGTGATAGGTCAGCATGGAGCGGGGCTAGACAACATAGATGTAAAAGCTGCGCAGGTAAGGGGGATAAGAGTCGTCAATGCACCTGGCGTAAATGCTATTTCAGTAGCAGAACATGTAATAATGCTTATGCTCGGTGTAAGTAAGCGTATAGTGTCATCAGACACAGCTGTTCGTAGCGGAGACTGGTCCTTTAGGAACCGCATGGTACCAATTGAAATGAACGGTAAGACTCTGCTTCTGCTTGGATTGGGAGCAATAGGTAGAAATGTTGCACAGAAAGCGCGCACAGCGTTTAATATGAAAATATATGCATACGACCCGTTAATATCAGAGCTTGAGATGAGAGCGCTTGGCGTAGAAAAAGTGAATAATATATCAAAAGCGCTCCCCATAGCGGACTACGTCAGCATACATGTACCACTTATGGAGTCCACAAAAGGCATGATTGGTGAAAAGGAACTTCGTAGCATGAAGGAGTCTGCATATATAATCAACACCTCAAGAGGCCCCCTTATCAATGAAAAAGCTCTTATTGACGTGCTGAAAGAGAATCGTATTGCTGGCGCTGGCCTCGACGTATTTGAACAAGAACCGCCCTCGACAAGCAATGGTTTATTTTGTTTGCCTAACGTAATAGTTACTCCGCATTTTGCCGGCGACACAGAAGAGTCTAAACAAAGAACAACAATGACAATTGTTAAGGCTGTACTCAACGCATTAGCATAG
- the dapA gene encoding 4-hydroxy-tetrahydrodipicolinate synthase yields the protein MKLKGIITALVTPLLDGEAKLNKPVLQEITEYAISNGVHGVCVLGGTGEYCALTDEVKTSAIETVVEKVNGRVPVVVGIVEPGIGQTIKMVRKAKEIGADVAMVVSPYYVSVSQEGLIDYYSKISDTADIPLVLYNVPYRTGTNIEPQTVSTIADQCNVIGIKECSPNMAQVQKLISLCGDKISLLSGEDLFVVLEMTFGIEGGILASASIIPDKWVEIYDAMKKGDIKGAIERHTKLLPFFSAMFSECNPGPLKASMELKGFNVGPVVSPLTQIKEENLAKLKAVMKDMRMI from the coding sequence ATGAAATTGAAAGGTATTATCACAGCGCTGGTCACACCCCTGCTGGACGGAGAAGCAAAGCTAAACAAACCCGTCCTCCAGGAAATTACAGAATATGCTATATCAAATGGAGTTCACGGTGTGTGTGTTCTTGGAGGCACTGGAGAATACTGTGCATTAACTGATGAAGTCAAGACGTCTGCAATTGAGACAGTTGTTGAAAAAGTTAATGGCAGAGTCCCCGTCGTCGTTGGAATTGTCGAGCCGGGAATCGGGCAGACTATTAAAATGGTAAGGAAAGCGAAAGAAATAGGAGCGGACGTTGCGATGGTAGTCAGCCCTTACTACGTAAGCGTCTCTCAAGAAGGGCTCATTGATTACTACAGCAAAATATCGGACACAGCGGATATTCCACTCGTCTTATATAACGTACCTTACCGCACGGGCACTAATATCGAACCACAGACTGTATCGACAATAGCGGATCAATGCAACGTCATAGGCATTAAAGAATGTAGCCCTAACATGGCACAGGTCCAAAAACTGATATCACTGTGCGGCGACAAAATATCGCTTCTTTCCGGTGAAGATCTCTTTGTCGTGCTGGAAATGACTTTTGGCATTGAGGGCGGGATACTTGCCAGTGCGTCAATAATCCCAGACAAATGGGTAGAAATATATGATGCAATGAAAAAGGGAGATATAAAAGGAGCAATCGAACGTCACACTAAACTTCTTCCGTTCTTTAGCGCTATGTTCTCGGAATGCAATCCTGGCCCGCTGAAGGCATCCATGGAATTGAAGGGTTTCAATGTTGGGCCCGTTGTGTCCCCGCTGACACAAATCAAAGAAGAAAACCTTGCTAAGCTTAAGGCTGTAATGAAAGATATGAGAATGATATAG
- a CDS encoding sodium:solute symporter family protein: MSKEHIYLVGILAYISLLVTIGFLARRRVKSAADFQLGGGKIPTFVLVGTLVASWLGSGTVVGYASRVYYFGLGGVWYALACLFSVAYFTIIIGRIRSIPARTTPEMLELRYGKTARKWAVLPVFLGQATIGAYQIKAVGYIFEICFGISSDLATVIGTGIIIGYTFLGGFFAVAWSDVCQSCIFMVGMMLAIPFAINNAGGWSGMIAALPQGYLSIFNVPFITVLGIFVPTALLGGTSMFMYQRAWAAESVEAARKGAAINFCGAAFIYTLVLILALSAVVTCPGIKGDTVVFSVATQLPVIIGLMLVISCAAVFISTGDSLLLAASAVFVREIYMSNREPDDKRELLATRITVVAIGVAGLLLLRFYPTLISLMMLAYSVEGAGLLCPLIAGMYWKGGTEKGAVASIVTGLTIIILWEACARSGVPFAKAFHSSLIAVPAAAGAYFAVSMVTNNDSARVEKFFGYFDGLKKHS, encoded by the coding sequence GTGAGTAAAGAACATATCTATCTCGTGGGGATACTTGCGTACATCAGCTTGTTGGTGACCATCGGTTTCCTGGCTAGGAGACGTGTAAAAAGTGCTGCTGACTTTCAGCTTGGTGGTGGTAAAATTCCAACATTTGTTCTTGTTGGCACGTTGGTAGCTAGTTGGCTTGGCTCTGGCACTGTCGTTGGTTATGCATCAAGAGTTTATTATTTTGGTCTCGGCGGTGTATGGTATGCGTTGGCCTGTCTTTTCTCTGTTGCCTACTTCACAATCATAATTGGCAGAATTCGTTCAATACCAGCACGTACCACACCCGAAATGCTTGAGCTTCGCTATGGGAAAACCGCAAGGAAATGGGCGGTGCTCCCTGTTTTCCTCGGTCAGGCAACGATAGGCGCCTATCAGATTAAAGCTGTAGGCTACATATTTGAGATATGCTTTGGGATAAGCTCTGACCTCGCTACTGTGATAGGTACAGGGATTATTATCGGTTATACGTTCCTGGGTGGTTTCTTTGCTGTTGCATGGTCCGATGTCTGTCAGTCGTGCATTTTTATGGTTGGTATGATGCTGGCAATACCTTTTGCTATAAATAACGCAGGTGGCTGGAGCGGTATGATTGCGGCGTTGCCACAGGGATACCTATCAATATTCAATGTACCATTCATTACTGTGCTTGGCATTTTTGTACCGACCGCATTATTAGGTGGAACTTCTATGTTTATGTACCAGCGTGCGTGGGCAGCAGAGAGTGTGGAAGCTGCAAGAAAAGGTGCCGCGATAAATTTCTGCGGGGCCGCGTTCATTTACACGCTCGTGCTCATTCTTGCTCTATCGGCGGTAGTAACCTGCCCCGGCATCAAAGGAGATACGGTCGTGTTTTCAGTAGCGACGCAGCTTCCTGTTATTATAGGACTGATGCTTGTTATCAGCTGCGCGGCAGTGTTCATTTCAACAGGAGACTCTTTGCTGCTTGCAGCATCAGCAGTATTCGTGCGCGAAATATACATGTCGAACAGAGAACCTGATGACAAACGAGAACTTCTGGCAACAAGAATCACTGTCGTCGCCATAGGCGTAGCTGGCTTGTTGCTACTCCGCTTTTACCCAACCCTAATTTCCCTCATGATGCTGGCCTACTCTGTTGAAGGTGCTGGGCTACTTTGCCCGCTCATAGCTGGTATGTATTGGAAAGGTGGTACAGAAAAAGGTGCCGTCGCAAGCATTGTGACCGGTCTAACAATAATCATTTTGTGGGAAGCTTGCGCGCGCTCTGGAGTGCCGTTTGCTAAGGCATTTCATTCATCGCTTATCGCGGTACCGGCTGCGGCAGGCGCCTACTTTGCAGTCTCTATGGTGACTAACAACGATTCCGCCCGTGTTGAGAAATTCTTTGGCTATTTTGATGGGTTAAAAAAACACTCATAG
- a CDS encoding hydantoinase/oxoprolinase family protein, translating into MLKYRLGIDIGGTFTDLNLIDNDGKVVDTFKVATTPKDPVQGILNGLDILFKKGIAPEDIDYFVHGTTIGLNTLLQRVGSELALFVTDGFRDLLNLQRLRLPVPYDFRSRLTESLIPRERVFEVKERLLYDGSVHKKLNMDSLDAAIDKAVKCGVKGVVVCFLYSYKNDMHEEMACKRIAERAPELNVCGSSALWPQTREYERCVVATVNLYIQEKVKKYFQQLESGLRKAGLKALPFITQSNGGIMDMERAANEPIKTLFSGPASGIIGAAHIARSADKANLITIDVGGTSADISVIEDGKPMFTQSSETGGLPILIPTISIDAIGAGGGSIAWIDSGGLLKIGPVSVGSDPGPACYGWGNETKPALSDAFLLCGYLNPKRFAGGRLPLYPELSEKVIKELSKYLKLDTLNTADRIVQVAVTKMYSEINSILEQKGIDPRDFSLLAFGGAGSVVGNFLAEELHIGSVLVPPTPGTLCALGALNADFLNDVVSSEHSLLRSIPMDELRAKFAGMNAKAEKWIKEQNIDKYIEKTQYLLSMDVRYHGQSYETEMIIEPAWLKCETHAEIEKAFHDMHKRYYGHCDTNAEVEVVNLKVRALGITHKPPYALAEEAKEPAKSETTRRVILKGKVYTADIYSRTDLKFGHCISGPAVVEQDDSTTIILDGWEGKINRCGNLIITRKESIKG; encoded by the coding sequence ATGTTAAAATATCGTCTTGGAATTGACATTGGCGGAACATTCACAGATCTTAACCTGATCGATAATGACGGCAAGGTCGTCGACACTTTTAAAGTGGCTACGACCCCCAAAGACCCTGTTCAGGGCATTCTCAACGGGCTCGACATCCTTTTCAAGAAAGGCATTGCTCCAGAAGATATCGACTACTTTGTACACGGAACAACAATAGGATTGAATACACTTCTGCAGAGGGTCGGCTCAGAACTTGCGCTGTTCGTAACCGACGGTTTCCGCGACCTGCTGAACCTCCAGCGCCTCAGGTTGCCTGTACCGTACGACTTCCGTTCACGCCTTACAGAATCCCTTATCCCCCGCGAAAGGGTATTCGAAGTTAAAGAAAGGCTTCTTTACGACGGAAGCGTCCATAAAAAACTTAACATGGACAGTCTTGATGCGGCTATTGATAAAGCGGTTAAATGCGGCGTTAAAGGTGTTGTTGTATGCTTCCTGTACAGCTACAAGAACGACATGCACGAAGAAATGGCTTGCAAGCGGATTGCGGAGAGAGCACCCGAGCTCAACGTATGCGGTTCTTCGGCTCTGTGGCCACAGACGCGTGAATATGAGCGCTGCGTGGTTGCGACTGTCAACCTATACATCCAAGAGAAAGTTAAGAAGTATTTCCAGCAGCTTGAAAGCGGGCTCAGGAAAGCGGGACTCAAAGCGCTGCCGTTCATCACACAGTCTAACGGCGGTATCATGGATATGGAACGCGCAGCCAATGAACCTATAAAGACACTTTTCTCCGGCCCGGCTTCCGGTATAATCGGAGCGGCGCATATAGCCAGATCAGCAGATAAAGCCAACCTTATCACGATAGATGTCGGCGGGACAAGCGCGGACATTTCCGTCATTGAAGACGGCAAGCCCATGTTCACTCAGAGCAGCGAAACCGGCGGTTTACCGATTCTTATTCCGACGATATCAATCGACGCTATCGGTGCCGGCGGCGGCTCCATCGCATGGATAGACAGCGGCGGCCTTCTCAAGATCGGGCCTGTTTCCGTCGGATCTGACCCGGGCCCCGCGTGCTACGGTTGGGGCAATGAAACGAAACCCGCTCTTTCCGACGCGTTCCTTCTCTGCGGATACCTGAACCCGAAACGCTTTGCAGGCGGACGCCTCCCACTGTATCCGGAGCTCTCCGAAAAAGTAATAAAGGAACTTTCCAAGTACCTGAAACTCGACACGCTCAACACGGCAGACCGCATTGTCCAGGTCGCGGTTACAAAGATGTACTCTGAAATCAACAGCATCCTGGAACAGAAGGGTATCGACCCGCGCGACTTCAGCCTTCTTGCGTTCGGCGGAGCGGGCTCTGTCGTCGGCAACTTCCTGGCAGAAGAGCTGCATATAGGCAGCGTCCTTGTTCCTCCTACGCCCGGCACACTCTGCGCTCTCGGCGCTCTTAATGCCGACTTCCTCAACGACGTCGTATCGTCAGAGCACTCGCTGCTTAGAAGCATCCCGATGGATGAACTCCGTGCCAAATTCGCCGGCATGAACGCTAAAGCGGAAAAATGGATTAAGGAGCAGAATATCGATAAGTACATCGAAAAAACACAGTATCTGCTTTCCATGGACGTGAGATATCACGGACAGTCTTATGAGACAGAAATGATAATCGAACCTGCATGGCTTAAATGCGAGACGCACGCGGAGATCGAAAAAGCTTTCCATGATATGCACAAGCGTTATTACGGACACTGTGACACCAACGCAGAAGTTGAAGTAGTCAATCTCAAGGTCCGTGCTCTCGGTATTACACATAAACCGCCATACGCACTGGCAGAAGAAGCAAAAGAACCCGCGAAATCGGAAACAACACGCAGGGTCATACTCAAAGGCAAGGTTTATACAGCGGATATTTATTCACGTACAGACCTGAAGTTCGGGCACTGCATCTCAGGACCGGCCGTTGTCGAGCAGGACGACAGCACAACAATAATACTGGACGGCTGGGAAGGCAAGATCAACCGCTGCGGCAACCTGATCATCACCCGCAAAGAAAGCATCAAAGGATAG